TAGGGAATTCCAGACCCCGAATGGACAGACCCTAGTGGCTAAGCTCCTCAGCGGTCTCCCTGGGCGCACCAAGTAAGCTCAGACCATGAAGCGCTCCGACATCAACCTGCTCGCCCGTCAGGCCAGGGCCTGCTTTGAGGCCCACGGCTGGGCCCTCCCTCCACAGCCGAGGTGGGACGTCTGCGACTTCGGGATGGGCGACGTTTGGAGCAAGGGCCTCCTGCTTATCAACCTTGCCGAAGAGCCCGAATACTGCGAGAAGCTCATGTATCAGCGGCGCGGAATGGTCTGCCTGGCACACACCCACAAGGTGAAGAAGGAAGACATCATCTGCCGGTGGGGTGAATTGGCGATAACGGTCTGGCCCGGGCACCCGCGTGAAAGCCATTCCGGGGACTTCTCGGTGAATGTCAACGCCCAGCCCAGAACCTGCCGCCCCGGAGAGAGGATAGTGCTTGAGGCGGGCGAAAGGGTCACGCTCGTGCCAGGGATCTACCACGCGTTTGAGCCTGCAAGCGACGAAGTGATCATCGGCGAGGTCTCGACCGCCAACGACGACCTGAACGACAACTTCTTCGCGGATGAAGGGGTCGGCAGGTTCCCCACGATCGAGGAGGACGAGCCTGCGGAAGTGAGGCTGTTGTCAGAGGGTTAGCGGATAGCGATTGACGGTTTGCGGATCGGAACGCTCCTGCGCCATTACTCGTAACCTGGCCGATCCGCAATATCGCATTCATAGATCGACGCCAGCTCTGCCCGCGAAAGGGCCCCCAAGCGGCTCAGGCGATCCTGCACTGCGTCGGCTACGGACGCGTCTTCAAACGCAATTGCCCCCAGCATCTCGAACTTGGACTTCAGGATCGAGCCCAGATCGGCCGAGGAGTTCCTCGCATGTCCCGCGGGGAACATGACCAAACCGGAATCTGCGCCGGACCTCGGCCGCGCTCCATCCCCGCCGCCTGGCTCAAGCGAAATGGAAAGCGACGTCGGGATCCCTTCAGGGTACTTGGCGTCGTACTCCGGTCCGCCATGCTCGAACTTGATCTTCGACATGATCTCCCGGGTCACGGGGTGGAATACAGCGGCCGCGTCGGGCTTGTAGTCGTAGGGAGAGAGCATCAGCAGCTTCCAGAGGTCATCTGTCGAAGCCGCCTTCAAAACTTCCGTGGGCCGTTCGAGAGCCTTTCTCAGCATCGTTGCCACGATATAGGCCATCGAATGGTCCGCGCTCTGTCGGGTCTTCGGGTCCATCTTGGCCGGGTTTCCGATGATGCCAAACGCGGGCTCATAAGCCAGGATCTTGATCTCCTCGATCA
This genomic stretch from Armatimonadota bacterium harbors:
- a CDS encoding D-lyxose/D-mannose family sugar isomerase encodes the protein MKRSDINLLARQARACFEAHGWALPPQPRWDVCDFGMGDVWSKGLLLINLAEEPEYCEKLMYQRRGMVCLAHTHKVKKEDIICRWGELAITVWPGHPRESHSGDFSVNVNAQPRTCRPGERIVLEAGERVTLVPGIYHAFEPASDEVIIGEVSTANDDLNDNFFADEGVGRFPTIEEDEPAEVRLLSEG